From a region of the Chitinophaga caseinilytica genome:
- a CDS encoding DNA mismatch endonuclease Vsr: MTDVHNAQIRSYNMSRIGSKNTKPELLVRKFLFSKGFRFKLHVRNLPGKPDLVLPKYKTVIFVHGCFWHGHEHCRYFVIPKTRTEWWMEKINRNRTLDMIHEGRLREEGWNVIVIYECALKKERQEETLAEIARRLLQIKMDLD; the protein is encoded by the coding sequence ATGACTGATGTTCATAATGCTCAGATTAGGAGCTACAATATGAGTCGAATTGGCAGCAAGAACACGAAGCCGGAGCTGCTGGTGCGGAAATTCTTATTTTCAAAGGGGTTCAGATTCAAACTGCATGTCAGAAATTTGCCAGGCAAACCCGATCTGGTTCTTCCGAAGTATAAAACTGTAATTTTTGTACATGGTTGTTTTTGGCATGGTCACGAGCATTGTCGTTACTTTGTAATCCCAAAAACAAGAACGGAATGGTGGATGGAGAAAATCAACAGAAATAGAACGTTGGATATGATACATGAGGGAAGATTAAGAGAGGAAGGTTGGAATGTCATTGTTATCTATGAATGTGCACTTAAAAAGGAGCGCCAAGAGGAAACATTAGCCGAAATAGCAAGACGGCTGTTGCAAATAAAAATGGATTTAGATTAA
- a CDS encoding DNA (cytosine-5-)-methyltransferase, translated as MPIPVIDIFAGPGGLGEGFSALLNRNGERVFEIALSVEKEAQAHKTLTLRSFFRQFSVGQVPAEYYQFVRGEIKLYELEEKYPVEFENAKKEAWCATLGESKGAVSNKEVDKRIGEALGGVSDWLLIGGPPCQAYSVVGRSRRQEKILNAQTDERVGLYKQYLRILAIHNPSVFVMENVKGLLSAKTAESPVLSRILADLSNPAEAYRTDFGNDRVITCPGYRVYSLTVKPSGFDLERNPILQQKDFLIYAEKFGVPQTRHRVILLGVRRDIDIIPEILTAQAEVPISRVLEGLPKLRSGLSKEENSGEHWRNVINGIKSRALLTGVSGDVKAEIAKQLEGIALPQKGTGAEYIPYDSRIDYEHAWFSDENLGGVCNHASRGHMSSDLHRYFFASCFAKTKKRSPKLVDFPAALLPEHENVDEGIEEQKFADRFRVQLHNKPAKTITSHISKDGHYYIHPDPKQCRSFTVREAARIQTFPDNYFFCGPRTSQFTQVGNAVPPLLANKISKIVSRIFNPDE; from the coding sequence TTGCCAATACCAGTAATTGATATTTTTGCCGGACCCGGTGGGCTTGGAGAAGGATTTAGTGCGTTATTGAACAGAAATGGTGAAAGGGTTTTTGAGATAGCCCTTTCAGTTGAGAAAGAAGCTCAGGCGCATAAGACATTGACATTAAGAAGTTTTTTCAGACAGTTTTCTGTAGGGCAGGTGCCTGCAGAGTATTATCAGTTTGTCAGAGGAGAAATTAAGCTGTATGAACTGGAGGAAAAGTATCCAGTGGAGTTTGAGAATGCTAAAAAAGAGGCGTGGTGCGCCACATTAGGAGAAAGCAAAGGTGCCGTATCCAATAAAGAAGTTGATAAGAGGATCGGAGAGGCACTTGGGGGTGTTAGTGATTGGTTGCTGATAGGAGGTCCTCCATGTCAGGCATATTCTGTAGTTGGCCGTTCAAGAAGGCAGGAAAAAATTCTAAATGCACAAACAGATGAACGGGTAGGGTTGTATAAGCAGTATTTACGAATATTGGCAATTCATAATCCCTCCGTTTTTGTTATGGAAAATGTTAAGGGACTGCTTTCAGCTAAAACTGCGGAGAGTCCTGTATTGTCCAGAATATTGGCTGATTTATCTAATCCAGCAGAAGCATATAGGACCGATTTCGGTAACGACCGGGTAATAACTTGTCCGGGATATCGAGTGTATTCACTGACTGTAAAGCCATCTGGATTCGATTTAGAAAGAAATCCTATATTACAACAGAAGGATTTCCTTATTTATGCAGAAAAGTTTGGGGTTCCGCAAACCCGTCATAGGGTGATTTTACTTGGAGTGAGACGTGATATCGACATTATTCCGGAAATTCTTACTGCCCAAGCTGAAGTGCCAATTTCCCGCGTACTGGAAGGATTACCTAAGTTAAGAAGCGGCTTATCAAAGGAAGAAAATAGTGGAGAACATTGGAGAAACGTTATTAATGGAATAAAATCACGTGCATTGCTAACAGGAGTATCCGGGGATGTAAAAGCGGAAATTGCCAAACAGCTAGAGGGTATTGCATTGCCTCAAAAAGGAACAGGCGCTGAGTACATCCCGTACGATTCTCGGATTGATTATGAGCACGCTTGGTTTTCAGATGAAAATTTGGGTGGCGTTTGTAACCATGCCTCACGTGGCCATATGTCAAGTGACTTACATCGGTATTTCTTTGCATCCTGTTTTGCGAAAACTAAAAAAAGATCACCTAAACTGGTAGATTTTCCAGCTGCATTGTTGCCTGAACATGAAAATGTTGATGAGGGAATTGAAGAACAGAAGTTTGCCGATAGGTTTAGAGTTCAGCTTCATAATAAACCCGCAAAGACAATAACTAGCCATATCTCCAAGGACGGTCATTATTATATACATCCTGATCCGAAACAATGCAGGAGTTTTACAGTGCGCGAAGCCGCCCGGATCCAGACATTCCCGGACAATTATTTTTTCTGCGGACCCCGAACCTCACAATTTACACAAGTAGGTAATGCTGTTCCACCATTATTGGCAAATAAAATTTCAAAGATTGTTTCAAGAATATTTAATCCCGATGAATGA
- a CDS encoding ATP-binding protein — protein sequence MKNVTSIPNAPRTFEALRSLGYDLNSSVADVIDNSISEKTGGKNIQVFFDVNENARLTCIIQDDGCGMNEAELEEAMRLGAEAEYNEQDLGKFGMGMKTASLSHCNVLTVISKKRRSQITAFRWDIRHIKNSGWQLLQLNQSEINKLLQSRGLTIGSCGTIVLWEDLQWIDQEIESYSSEKLARNYVFKLKEQLKLHLRMVYHRFLEGKAKYGKVHIELNGENLVPWDPYCRSEKNTLELSLTPDHSKVKFTGFRTPVKISAYILPTKEGFSTEDAWKEGKGLLPWNDGQGYYIYRADRLIRFGGWHGTKAKDEHDKLARISIDIDPELDSLFRITVNKSRVQLPEQLFHHLKEIVNPYVVKKAKAKYKKSEDGVVVKNNFRNREDTIARVSMEVLTSVAMRASIPDSKNGNVATVTKQAGKGNTYLQASTNMHDFLSHGSIKDFEIESAHFEKHQLWKIVSKHGNSFKVSINASHPFYSIVYNNGGGKKLLRYLMHCFARLHLRNFIIRIRKMNIFLKNLNVLVHYC from the coding sequence ATGAAAAATGTAACTAGTATTCCAAATGCCCCAAGAACGTTTGAAGCCTTGCGAAGCCTTGGGTATGACCTAAATTCTTCAGTCGCCGATGTTATTGATAACTCGATATCGGAAAAGACAGGTGGAAAGAACATTCAGGTGTTTTTTGATGTTAACGAAAACGCTAGGTTAACTTGCATTATTCAAGATGACGGTTGCGGAATGAACGAAGCCGAACTTGAGGAAGCAATGCGCTTGGGGGCAGAAGCAGAATATAATGAACAGGATTTGGGTAAGTTTGGAATGGGTATGAAAACAGCATCCCTAAGTCATTGTAACGTTTTAACCGTAATATCAAAGAAGAGGCGATCCCAGATTACTGCATTTCGATGGGATATCCGGCACATTAAAAATTCCGGATGGCAATTACTACAACTAAATCAGTCAGAAATTAATAAATTGTTACAATCCCGAGGATTGACAATTGGTAGTTGTGGTACTATCGTACTTTGGGAAGATCTTCAATGGATTGATCAGGAAATAGAGTCGTATAGTAGCGAGAAGCTGGCAAGAAACTATGTTTTCAAACTGAAAGAGCAGCTTAAACTTCACTTGCGAATGGTGTATCACCGATTTCTGGAGGGTAAAGCGAAGTATGGCAAAGTGCACATAGAATTAAATGGCGAAAATTTAGTTCCCTGGGATCCTTATTGCCGCAGCGAAAAGAATACATTGGAACTTAGTTTGACGCCAGATCATTCGAAAGTAAAGTTCACAGGTTTCCGAACCCCTGTGAAAATTTCCGCTTATATTTTACCAACAAAAGAGGGATTTTCTACAGAAGACGCCTGGAAGGAAGGGAAAGGACTATTGCCGTGGAACGATGGTCAGGGTTATTATATATATCGGGCTGACAGACTAATCAGATTTGGAGGTTGGCATGGAACCAAAGCAAAGGATGAACACGATAAGCTTGCGAGAATTTCAATAGACATTGACCCTGAGTTAGATAGCTTGTTCAGGATAACAGTCAATAAATCAAGGGTTCAATTACCAGAGCAACTGTTTCATCATTTAAAGGAAATAGTAAATCCCTATGTAGTCAAAAAGGCAAAAGCCAAATATAAAAAGTCTGAAGATGGGGTTGTTGTAAAGAATAATTTTCGAAATCGGGAGGATACAATTGCACGTGTGTCGATGGAAGTATTGACGTCTGTTGCAATGAGAGCCTCAATTCCGGATAGTAAGAATGGTAATGTCGCAACAGTAACAAAACAAGCAGGTAAAGGCAACACTTATTTGCAGGCTTCCACAAACATGCATGATTTTCTAAGTCATGGATCAATTAAGGATTTTGAAATTGAATCAGCACATTTTGAGAAGCATCAGTTGTGGAAAATAGTAAGTAAACATGGAAATAGTTTCAAAGTATCAATAAATGCCTCACATCCTTTTTATTCAATTGTTTACAATAATGGAGGTGGAAAAAAATTACTGAGGTATTTGATGCACTGTTTTGCGCGTTTGCATTTGCGGAATTTTATAATAAGAATCAGGAAAATGAACATCTTTTTGAAGAATTTAAACGTATTAGTTCATTACTGCTAG
- a CDS encoding Z1 domain-containing protein has translation MTRKYGPEKAGVTVKAIDEATKSIMQRLANPRRSEINYKGLVVGYVQSGKTANFTALIAKAVDAGYRFIIVLAGIHNVLRRQTQIRLDRELTGVRDMISPEKYIDAPGAAREWNRLTTAHNDFSITNLGLFSTFCERDTPTLAVVKKQTTVLNNLISYVSKAPVELRQRMPVLIIDDEADQASIDANAGDPGEDKTIINRHICRLLDCFNKKAYIGYTATPFANVLIDMNAEAIKGQEDLYPRNFVVSLPEPIGYFGASRIFKGELARSFVVEVPDEANELTRRSRVTDKLSIAIDQFLLACAVRNLRGDKMKPMSMLVHAFHQISRIMAVKKIVTEYVEQIAGRYSDSNEAMLLKQSMQMVWRDYSTNSEKLKAGLGTNNFIPEFDAVWFELANVLKSVKVVELHSNSDDSLDYMSGNEVKVIAVGGNQLSRGLTLEGLMISYYLRASRQYDTLLQMGRWFGYRHGYEDLTRVHTTATIWGFFEHLALVEEEIRQEIYRYEEENKTPLEMAIAIKGHRNLMVTSPNKMGAATERQISYSDSLNQTTWFALEKPELLRGNLNLANSFLNNINEQYGFEYRTDSHAYVAESVDGDAVLNDFLNRYSFTEASDTGGPGLDSIKLLEYISRRQSGGLHPPELGKWNIGIVSNVKPVEGLEPVWLGGVEVNMMQRSRVVTNKGYNIGVMTSPNNLRISYDENGKRAIPTLLIYLIWKGSKAVARTLKEQKKVRVDLYHGVKEEPIDLLGVAIILPESRYEPNDYIGQ, from the coding sequence TTGACGAGGAAGTACGGTCCTGAAAAGGCAGGGGTGACGGTGAAAGCTATAGACGAAGCCACTAAAAGTATAATGCAAAGACTTGCAAATCCACGTAGGTCGGAAATTAATTATAAGGGCTTGGTAGTTGGGTATGTGCAGAGCGGCAAAACCGCAAACTTCACCGCATTGATAGCGAAGGCCGTTGATGCGGGGTATAGGTTTATCATTGTACTCGCGGGTATACACAACGTTTTGCGCCGGCAAACTCAAATTAGATTGGATCGCGAGCTTACAGGTGTACGTGATATGATCAGTCCTGAAAAATACATTGATGCACCAGGAGCCGCCCGGGAATGGAACCGGCTAACAACTGCACATAATGATTTTAGTATCACAAACTTAGGATTGTTCTCGACTTTTTGTGAAAGAGATACCCCCACACTGGCCGTTGTCAAAAAACAAACAACGGTATTAAATAACCTGATAAGCTATGTTTCGAAAGCGCCCGTTGAACTCCGTCAGAGGATGCCCGTCCTGATTATTGACGATGAAGCTGACCAGGCATCTATCGATGCGAATGCCGGGGATCCCGGGGAGGATAAAACGATTATCAACCGGCATATTTGCAGACTGTTGGATTGTTTTAACAAAAAGGCTTATATAGGATATACAGCAACGCCATTTGCAAATGTGCTGATTGATATGAACGCTGAGGCGATTAAAGGACAGGAGGATTTATATCCCAGAAATTTTGTTGTTTCGCTACCGGAGCCGATCGGATATTTTGGAGCATCAAGAATATTTAAAGGAGAATTGGCTCGGTCGTTTGTTGTTGAAGTTCCTGATGAAGCAAACGAGCTTACCCGACGAAGCCGTGTAACAGATAAATTATCGATTGCAATTGATCAGTTTCTACTCGCTTGTGCCGTTAGAAATTTGAGGGGAGATAAAATGAAGCCCATGAGTATGTTGGTGCATGCATTTCATCAAATCTCGAGAATAATGGCCGTTAAGAAAATCGTAACAGAATATGTTGAGCAGATTGCAGGTCGTTACTCGGATAGTAATGAAGCCATGTTATTAAAGCAAAGCATGCAGATGGTCTGGAGGGACTACAGTACGAATTCTGAGAAATTGAAGGCTGGACTAGGAACAAATAATTTTATTCCGGAGTTCGATGCTGTGTGGTTTGAACTTGCAAATGTGTTGAAGTCGGTAAAAGTTGTGGAGCTTCATAGTAACTCCGACGACAGCCTGGACTATATGTCCGGAAATGAAGTTAAGGTCATTGCAGTAGGGGGTAATCAACTTTCCCGAGGGTTAACGCTTGAAGGGTTAATGATTAGCTATTACTTACGTGCAAGCCGACAATACGATACTTTGTTACAAATGGGACGCTGGTTTGGTTACCGTCATGGCTACGAAGATTTGACAAGGGTACATACTACGGCAACAATTTGGGGATTTTTCGAACATCTTGCTTTGGTAGAAGAAGAGATTCGCCAGGAAATTTACAGATATGAAGAGGAAAATAAGACCCCGTTAGAAATGGCGATTGCAATTAAAGGGCACCGAAATCTAATGGTAACGTCTCCTAATAAAATGGGAGCTGCAACAGAACGTCAAATTAGCTACAGCGATTCTTTAAATCAAACGACATGGTTCGCCTTGGAGAAGCCGGAATTGCTGAGAGGAAATCTAAACCTTGCAAATTCTTTTCTTAATAATATCAATGAACAATATGGGTTTGAGTATCGTACGGATAGCCATGCATATGTAGCTGAAAGTGTAGATGGGGATGCAGTTTTGAATGATTTTTTAAATAGATATTCCTTTACTGAAGCTAGCGATACGGGTGGTCCTGGCCTGGATTCTATCAAATTGTTAGAATACATATCCCGCCGCCAAAGTGGAGGATTGCATCCTCCGGAACTGGGAAAGTGGAATATAGGGATAGTCTCTAATGTAAAACCGGTTGAGGGGCTAGAGCCCGTTTGGCTTGGGGGAGTAGAAGTAAATATGATGCAGCGAAGTCGCGTTGTCACAAATAAAGGATATAATATTGGAGTGATGACATCTCCCAATAATCTCCGAATAAGTTATGATGAGAACGGAAAGAGAGCAATTCCTACATTACTGATTTATTTGATTTGGAAAGGTAGTAAAGCCGTCGCCAGAACCCTTAAGGAACAGAAGAAAGTACGTGTGGATCTATATCACGGTGTTAAAGAAGAGCCTATTGATCTGTTAGGGGTTGCTATCATCTTGCCGGAAAGTCGTTATGAACCAAATGACTATATTGGCCAATAA
- a CDS encoding PD-(D/E)XK motif protein, with the protein MKYTDLTSETWKDLDRFGGHAIGYKSVWLALEEVKESLLHIFVDEIGYYHLAVEDIGMTNVVDPGVTGLAVTRKNYMMDGTVKSVIDIQCNLPNLINEFTGIVKDICCEILVCKVQASEAISRVIRNWQSFWAEIPAARMTDNQIGGLFCELFILRELCRLDPARALNNWRGPVKGKHDFVFSDWSIEVKGTFSDRHIHIINGIDQLAPLENKKLALISFQLFRTENPYADSLLKLVEDIYSYVGKSRLDLIPQFQKSLFLAGYNPVFKDYYSDFKIEILGAALFVVDESFPALTRHILLGELNSRINNISYSINLEGLHMILLPEVKWGDYFY; encoded by the coding sequence ATGAAGTACACGGATTTAACGTCAGAAACATGGAAAGACCTTGATAGATTCGGTGGCCATGCCATCGGTTATAAAAGTGTATGGCTTGCACTGGAGGAGGTAAAAGAATCCCTTCTGCACATTTTCGTGGACGAAATTGGATATTATCATTTGGCTGTGGAGGACATTGGAATGACTAATGTTGTCGATCCCGGTGTAACAGGTCTTGCTGTTACCAGAAAGAATTATATGATGGACGGAACAGTCAAGTCAGTGATTGATATTCAGTGTAATTTGCCTAACCTCATAAATGAGTTCACCGGAATAGTCAAGGATATTTGTTGCGAAATTCTAGTGTGTAAAGTACAGGCGTCAGAAGCAATTTCCAGGGTTATTAGGAACTGGCAGTCTTTTTGGGCGGAAATTCCGGCAGCAAGAATGACAGATAATCAAATTGGTGGGCTATTTTGTGAATTATTCATTTTGCGGGAGTTATGTCGGTTAGATCCTGCCAGAGCTTTGAATAACTGGAGAGGTCCTGTAAAAGGAAAACATGATTTTGTTTTTTCTGACTGGAGTATTGAAGTCAAAGGCACTTTTTCCGATCGTCATATTCATATAATTAATGGTATTGATCAGCTAGCGCCATTGGAAAACAAGAAATTAGCATTAATATCTTTCCAATTGTTTAGAACGGAAAACCCGTATGCAGATAGTCTGTTGAAACTAGTTGAAGATATTTATAGCTATGTTGGGAAAAGTCGGCTAGATCTTATTCCTCAATTTCAGAAGTCATTATTTCTGGCGGGTTATAATCCAGTATTTAAGGATTACTATTCTGATTTTAAGATCGAAATATTGGGCGCTGCACTGTTCGTTGTAGATGAAAGTTTTCCTGCGCTTACCCGCCACATCCTTCTTGGAGAACTAAATAGTAGAATTAATAACATTAGTTACTCCATTAATTTGGAAGGTTTGCACATGATTCTTTTACCAGAAGTTAAATGGGGCGACTACTTTTACTAG
- a CDS encoding SGNH/GDSL hydrolase family protein: MKYLISAILILLITSFTPRPLTWIAIGDSITYLNEHPNETDHRITKGYMTMVTEKLPHIQYQNQGHNGWTSGGIAEQFDKLGIGKADIYSVFLGTNDWWQGRPLGTMSDYSSNSGNGTVCGSFRIIIDKIRALNPNAHIILMAPLQRGDFVYLHNNHNNAWGTYKPNKNGQSLESFVSALDSIAQKEKITFVDLYHNSGITLKNMVKFKLVKDQRLQWPAWKDVPWNPETDAYPYPPEAINMTYDGLHPSDRGYAAIAKMLVSIMKRY, from the coding sequence ATGAAATATCTTATTTCCGCGATCTTAATTCTGCTCATCACCTCCTTCACCCCGCGCCCCCTCACCTGGATCGCGATCGGTGACTCCATCACCTACCTCAACGAACACCCCAACGAAACAGACCATCGCATCACCAAAGGATACATGACCATGGTGACCGAAAAACTCCCCCACATCCAGTATCAAAATCAAGGTCACAACGGCTGGACGTCTGGCGGGATCGCGGAGCAATTCGATAAACTGGGCATCGGGAAAGCCGATATCTATTCTGTTTTCCTGGGAACGAACGATTGGTGGCAAGGGCGTCCCCTCGGCACCATGTCCGACTATTCCTCCAACAGCGGCAACGGCACAGTGTGCGGCTCCTTCCGGATCATTATCGACAAAATCCGCGCCCTCAATCCCAACGCGCATATCATACTCATGGCGCCCCTCCAACGGGGGGATTTCGTCTACCTCCATAACAACCACAACAATGCGTGGGGCACCTACAAACCCAATAAAAACGGACAATCCCTCGAATCGTTCGTGTCAGCTTTGGATTCCATCGCGCAGAAAGAGAAAATAACGTTCGTGGATTTGTACCACAATAGCGGCATCACGCTGAAGAATATGGTCAAATTCAAACTGGTGAAAGATCAACGGCTCCAATGGCCCGCCTGGAAAGACGTTCCCTGGAACCCCGAAACCGACGCCTATCCTTACCCGCCCGAAGCCATCAATATGACATACGACGGCCTGCATCCTTCAGATAGAGGCTACGCCGCCATCGCTAAGATGCTTGTATCAATTATGAAACGATATTAG
- a CDS encoding glycosyltransferase family 1 protein — translation MKVYFDHQVFSWQRYGGISRYFANIYNSLHDRGYTDCKITLLYSRNHYIQDQKFPLSPMLGERLLRKQRKLEKWNRKYSKYLIGKNDFDILHPTYYDPYFLTRLKKPFVITVHDMIHELFPEFFSPHDHNIPFKRATITKADHIIAISESTKNDLQRVFNIPDHKISVVYHGYQEAHVPADPAFKPPFPEYLLFVGDRAGYKNFARFVQAVQPLLDRYDINLICAGGGDFGVAEKELLIRAGIEHRAKQISATEAQLNALYQGALAFVYPSLYEGFGLPILEAFRNNCPIVSSNTSCFHEVGGDAVAYFDPYQVEDMTQAIDSVINSRDRSGELRAKGLVQLDKFPMQVCMDKTLEVYRGVV, via the coding sequence ATGAAAGTCTATTTCGATCACCAGGTTTTCTCATGGCAACGTTACGGCGGGATTTCCAGGTACTTTGCCAATATTTACAATTCCCTGCATGATCGTGGATATACCGATTGCAAGATCACGCTGCTGTACAGCCGGAATCATTATATACAGGACCAGAAATTCCCGCTTTCCCCCATGCTGGGCGAGCGTTTGCTGAGAAAGCAGCGCAAGCTGGAAAAGTGGAACAGAAAGTATTCGAAGTACCTCATCGGGAAAAACGATTTCGACATCCTGCATCCCACGTATTACGATCCTTATTTCCTCACACGGTTGAAGAAGCCGTTCGTCATCACCGTGCACGACATGATCCATGAGCTGTTTCCCGAGTTCTTTTCACCGCACGATCATAATATTCCCTTCAAGCGCGCCACCATCACCAAGGCCGATCATATCATCGCCATTTCCGAATCCACCAAAAACGATCTGCAGCGGGTTTTCAACATCCCCGACCACAAGATCAGCGTGGTGTACCATGGTTACCAGGAAGCGCATGTTCCGGCAGATCCGGCTTTCAAACCTCCGTTCCCGGAATACCTCCTTTTCGTGGGCGACCGTGCAGGATACAAGAATTTCGCCCGGTTCGTGCAGGCCGTTCAGCCTTTGCTGGACCGGTACGACATCAACCTGATCTGCGCCGGCGGCGGGGATTTCGGCGTAGCGGAAAAAGAGCTCCTCATCCGGGCGGGCATCGAGCATCGCGCGAAGCAGATTTCCGCTACCGAAGCGCAGCTGAACGCTTTGTACCAGGGGGCGCTGGCGTTTGTTTACCCCTCGCTGTATGAAGGTTTCGGGCTCCCGATCCTGGAGGCTTTCCGGAATAATTGCCCTATTGTTTCCAGTAACACGAGCTGTTTCCACGAAGTGGGCGGCGATGCCGTCGCGTATTTCGATCCGTACCAGGTGGAAGATATGACGCAAGCCATCGATTCGGTCATCAATAGCCGCGATCGGTCCGGGGAGTTGCGGGCGAAGGGGTTGGTGCAGCTGGATAAGTTTCCGATGCAGGTTTGTATGGATAAGACGCTGGAGGTTTATCGGGGGGTGGTGTAA
- a CDS encoding glycosyltransferase family 2 protein gives MLEGGNRTQRQKSGNPIVSVITVTRNAAECLETAIQSVLSQSFPDVEHIILDGASTDGTIEILKKYNDQIAYWKSEADGGVYDAMNKAVQYAQGKWVLFLGADDELFDGFSEMAERHLKRPDHIYYGCSLWKNLVFGCQYSGYMLAKENITHQSIFYPRSIFDSYKFLLKYKVRADYVMNMQLWADKRYRFEYVRLLISRYAAGGFSGQVIDEAFRKDRVHLVGKYLGFFVKLRYILKRYKYKRINFVEY, from the coding sequence ATGTTGGAAGGCGGAAACAGAACGCAAAGGCAAAAATCCGGAAACCCGATCGTTTCAGTTATTACCGTGACCAGGAATGCAGCTGAATGCCTGGAAACGGCTATTCAAAGCGTATTATCCCAATCGTTCCCCGATGTGGAGCACATTATCCTGGATGGCGCCAGTACGGACGGCACTATCGAAATCCTCAAAAAGTACAATGATCAGATCGCTTACTGGAAAAGCGAGGCAGATGGCGGCGTGTACGATGCCATGAACAAAGCCGTGCAATATGCACAGGGCAAGTGGGTGCTTTTCCTCGGGGCGGACGATGAGCTGTTCGACGGCTTTTCCGAAATGGCGGAGCGTCATCTCAAGCGGCCCGATCATATATATTATGGATGCAGTCTCTGGAAGAACCTCGTGTTCGGTTGTCAGTACAGCGGATACATGCTGGCGAAGGAGAACATCACGCACCAGAGTATTTTTTATCCGCGGAGCATATTCGACAGCTATAAATTTTTGCTGAAATATAAGGTGCGGGCGGATTATGTCATGAACATGCAGTTGTGGGCCGATAAGCGTTACCGGTTCGAATATGTTCGCCTGCTGATATCGCGGTACGCTGCCGGCGGGTTTTCCGGGCAGGTGATCGACGAAGCTTTCCGGAAAGACAGGGTCCACCTGGTGGGCAAATATCTTGGTTTCTTCGTGAAGTTGCGCTACATACTCAAGCGTTATAAGTATAAGCGTATTAACTTTGTCGAATACTAA
- a CDS encoding DeoR/GlpR family DNA-binding transcription regulator, whose amino-acid sequence MLKEERQNVILHEVNLHNRVLTTYLVERLGVSEDTIRRDLNELADLGRIIKVHGGALSKSFHNAFSPTDVYARSEKKIIAQKAAQLIENGMFVLTTGGTTILELARALPQQLHATFFTGSLPVAFEYSQHPHIEVIVIGDRLLKNSKITVGGAAIEQIRQVKADLCFLGTNAIDLRDGLTDNDLDVVQIKKAMIESSSKVVSLAISEKINTSQRLKVCNINSIDTIITELEPDHELLRPYAAAGLEIR is encoded by the coding sequence ATGCTCAAGGAAGAACGTCAGAACGTAATCCTGCACGAAGTGAACCTCCACAACAGGGTGCTCACGACCTACCTCGTGGAACGGCTGGGTGTGTCGGAAGACACCATCCGCCGCGACCTCAACGAGCTGGCAGACCTCGGTCGCATCATCAAGGTACACGGCGGCGCGCTATCCAAATCATTCCATAACGCATTCAGTCCAACAGACGTTTACGCCCGTTCGGAAAAAAAGATCATCGCGCAAAAAGCCGCACAGCTGATCGAAAACGGCATGTTCGTGCTCACCACCGGCGGCACCACCATCCTGGAGCTGGCCCGCGCCCTCCCGCAACAACTGCACGCCACCTTCTTCACCGGCAGCCTGCCCGTAGCTTTCGAATATTCGCAACACCCGCATATCGAAGTGATCGTTATCGGCGACAGGCTCCTCAAAAATTCTAAAATAACCGTCGGCGGCGCCGCCATCGAACAGATCCGGCAAGTGAAAGCCGACCTCTGTTTCCTCGGCACCAACGCCATCGACCTCCGCGACGGGCTCACAGACAATGATCTCGACGTGGTGCAAATCAAAAAAGCGATGATCGAATCATCCTCCAAAGTCGTGTCGCTGGCGATTTCGGAGAAAATCAACACCTCACAGCGATTGAAAGTCTGCAATATCAATAGTATCGATACAATCATAACAGAACTGGAACCTGATCACGAACTGCTGCGCCCTTATGCGGCGGCAGGGCTGGAAATCAGGTAA